In the Engystomops pustulosus chromosome 2, aEngPut4.maternal, whole genome shotgun sequence genome, one interval contains:
- the FNDC9 gene encoding fibronectin type III domain-containing protein 9 yields MVISVQNITANTAMVLWPTIPSCADSFYSIMYQSNWNTMMPGYSREHFQRQERIPGSRTFYIVENLTPLTTYILCVTCQSANPSSDQCKIFHTLAQDPSSVSSKKKDLALGIWLTSSIILLIIACILLYGCLHIWWRKRQERARAQNVESNDEDKRQAWVSSEKSAENYENPALLPVSEDRNREDTNTDTSNVATTVNDPLTANETNSLTYIDQEEEAVQSTAVN; encoded by the coding sequence ATGGTGATCTCTGTCCAGAACATCACTGCAAACACAGCCATGGTCCTCTGGCCAACAATCCCAAGCTGTGCCGACAGCTTCTACAGTATCATGTACCAGTCAAATTGGAATACAATGATGCCCGGATACTCCAGAGAACACTTTCAAAGACAAGAGAGGATTCCAGGCAGCAGGACATTCTATATTGTTGAAAACCTCACCCCTCTAACAACATATATTTTGTGTGTGACCTGTCAGTCTGCAAACCCATCTAGTGACCAATGCAAGATCTTCCATACATTAGCACAAGATCCATCATCAGTGAGCAGCAAGAAGAAGGATCTAGCTCTAGGCATCTGGCTCACTAGTAGCATCATACTTCTTATAATAGCCTGCATCCTACTCTATGGGTGTCTGCACATATGGTGGCGCAAACGTCAAGAGCGTGCAAGAGCTCAGAATGTAGAAAGCAATGATGAAGACAAGAGGCAGGCCTGGGTAAGCAGTGAAAAGTCCGCTGAGAATTATGAAAACCCAGCCCTGCTACCTGTAAGTGAGGACAGAAACAGAGAGGACACAAACACAGATACAAGCAATGTGGCCACTACCGTCAATGATCCATTAACTGCTAATGAAACAAATAGCCTTACTTACATTGATCAAGAAGAAGAAGCAGTACAATCAACTGCTGTGAATTGA